A single window of Candidatus Palauibacter scopulicola DNA harbors:
- a CDS encoding Fic family protein gives MKPTADLQTRAMNELAAAIAEWHEVREKIAPEDEQHLWTKFRLEWNYNSNHIEGNTLTYSETELLLIHGQTAGSRPFRDYEEMKAHNVAIDHVRRLATDEQPLTEGDVRDLNRILLKEPFWKWVETPDGDRTRKWIEPGKYKKQPNHVRTRTGELHRFAEPEETPSRMEEWLRRFRNGLAQTDDSLPAFLAESHWSFVNIHPFDDGNGRTARLITNYILLRKDLLPIVIKSEDRDRYLAALRQADAGNGQPLADFMRAQLLWSLDLGVRAARGEPIAGPEDLDKEMFLFVESRRPRETIKSDAETVDAIYDSDVRPTVKTLDQRMEKFVPLFRDCTGTSFIVAGSCTMKGRAVLQSPDWDRFRADPVFDTDGFALGQPDINLTRRYALEDYCGPSDEGFSLLLEVKWWLGKSGRRFTANINGKEIKGASQGLPLARLETESTNVKERVEKICRAVMDEIRTLSQQPDPA, from the coding sequence GTGAAGCCGACGGCAGATCTCCAGACCCGCGCAATGAACGAACTCGCCGCCGCCATCGCCGAATGGCACGAGGTTCGCGAAAAAATCGCACCCGAGGACGAGCAACATCTGTGGACGAAGTTCCGCCTCGAGTGGAACTACAACAGCAATCACATCGAGGGGAACACGCTTACGTACTCCGAGACAGAGCTTCTCCTGATCCATGGCCAGACCGCCGGTTCTCGTCCGTTTCGCGATTACGAGGAGATGAAGGCGCACAACGTCGCGATCGACCATGTCCGCAGACTCGCAACCGACGAACAACCCCTGACCGAAGGTGACGTCAGAGATCTGAACCGAATTCTCCTCAAGGAGCCCTTCTGGAAGTGGGTCGAGACCCCCGACGGTGACAGGACGCGCAAGTGGATCGAGCCCGGGAAGTACAAGAAGCAGCCGAATCATGTCCGGACGCGCACGGGGGAACTTCACCGGTTCGCGGAACCCGAGGAGACGCCCTCACGGATGGAGGAATGGTTACGCCGCTTCCGCAATGGCCTGGCCCAGACGGACGACTCGCTCCCGGCGTTCCTGGCCGAATCGCACTGGTCGTTCGTTAACATCCATCCCTTCGACGACGGCAACGGGCGCACCGCGCGACTCATCACGAACTACATCCTGCTGCGCAAAGACCTGCTTCCCATTGTGATCAAGAGCGAGGACCGCGACCGCTACCTCGCTGCCCTTAGGCAGGCGGATGCGGGAAACGGCCAGCCGCTCGCCGACTTCATGCGGGCTCAACTGCTATGGTCGCTCGATCTCGGCGTCCGCGCGGCCCGGGGCGAGCCGATCGCGGGCCCGGAGGACCTGGACAAGGAGATGTTCTTGTTCGTGGAGAGCCGAAGGCCTCGCGAGACGATCAAGTCCGACGCCGAAACCGTTGACGCCATCTACGACTCGGACGTTCGTCCCACAGTGAAGACCCTCGACCAGCGTATGGAGAAGTTCGTGCCACTTTTCCGCGACTGCACGGGAACTTCCTTTATCGTCGCGGGCTCGTGCACGATGAAAGGTCGTGCCGTCCTGCAATCTCCGGACTGGGATCGGTTCCGCGCCGACCCGGTATTTGACACGGACGGGTTCGCTCTCGGCCAGCCCGACATAAACCTCACGCGCAGGTATGCGTTGGAGGACTATTGCGGTCCGTCCGATGAGGGATTTTCTCTGCTACTTGAGGTCAAATGGTGGCTGGGGAAGAGCGGGCGACGGTTCACGGCGAACATCAATGGGAAGGAGATAAAGGGTGCGTCCCAGGGACTCCCGCTCGCGCGGCTTGAAACAGAGTCGACGAACGTAAAGGAGAGAGTCGAGAAGATCTGTCGGGCCGTCATGGACGAGATCCGTACTCTGTCGCAGCAGCCGGATCCGGCTTAG
- a CDS encoding adenylosuccinate synthase, with protein MRCVVVVGAQWGDEGKGKIVDVLAEQATIVARYQGGANAGHTVRVGEGADEEEHILHLIPSGILNPETRCLLGNGVVVDPWVLAREMDTLRERGIDLDGRLGLSRRAHLVLPYHRLLDAAQEDSRGSKKIGTTGRGIGPAYRDKISRTGLRVGDLRDLDRTREIVAGAAVHANVTLAGLGDERRVDADEVMSELETVRPAMVELLTDAGDEIRGGLASGGRVLLEGAQGALLDIDHGTYPFVTSSTTTAGGAASGVGIGPTLIDEVIGVVKAYITRVGEGPLPTELPEAEAERLRQLGGEFGATTGRPRRPGWFDGSVARYAAGVNGLTGLAVTKLDVLDTFETIRLSTGYELDGAPTASFPDSVADLARVRPVYESWAGWNADTTGCRTFGDLPVSARRYLARIEEVCAAPIRFVGVGAARRETIALPAGAAA; from the coding sequence GTGCGTTGCGTCGTTGTGGTGGGGGCGCAGTGGGGGGACGAGGGGAAGGGGAAGATCGTGGATGTGCTCGCGGAGCAGGCCACGATCGTGGCGCGCTATCAGGGGGGCGCGAACGCGGGGCACACGGTGCGCGTGGGGGAGGGCGCGGACGAGGAGGAGCATATCCTCCACCTCATCCCCTCCGGGATCCTGAATCCCGAGACGCGCTGCCTCCTCGGAAACGGCGTGGTCGTGGACCCGTGGGTGCTGGCGCGGGAGATGGACACGCTCCGGGAGCGCGGGATCGATCTCGACGGGCGCCTGGGGCTGAGCCGGCGCGCGCATCTCGTCCTCCCCTATCACCGGCTGCTCGATGCGGCGCAGGAGGACAGCCGGGGCTCGAAGAAGATCGGGACGACGGGGCGGGGGATCGGTCCGGCGTACCGCGACAAGATCTCGCGCACCGGGCTCCGTGTCGGCGATCTGCGCGACCTCGACCGCACCCGTGAGATCGTCGCGGGGGCGGCGGTGCACGCGAACGTCACGCTGGCGGGACTCGGCGACGAGCGGCGGGTGGATGCGGACGAGGTGATGTCGGAACTGGAGACGGTCCGCCCGGCCATGGTGGAACTGCTGACGGACGCGGGGGACGAGATCCGCGGCGGGCTGGCATCGGGGGGGCGGGTCCTGCTCGAGGGGGCGCAGGGGGCGCTCCTCGACATCGACCACGGGACGTATCCGTTCGTCACCTCCTCGACGACGACGGCGGGAGGCGCCGCCTCGGGCGTCGGGATCGGGCCCACCCTGATCGACGAGGTGATCGGCGTCGTGAAGGCCTACATCACGCGCGTGGGCGAGGGCCCGCTGCCGACGGAACTCCCGGAGGCGGAGGCCGAACGCCTGCGGCAGCTCGGCGGCGAGTTCGGAGCGACCACCGGCCGCCCCCGGCGCCCCGGCTGGTTCGATGGCAGCGTCGCCCGCTATGCGGCCGGCGTGAACGGCCTTACCGGCCTCGCGGTCACGAAGCTGGACGTGCTCGACACCTTCGAGACGATCCGGCTCTCGACCGGCTACGAACTCGACGGGGCGCCGACCGCGTCGTTCCCGGACTCCGTCGCGGATCTCGCCCGCGTGCGCCCGGTCTACGAGAGCTGGGCGGGCTGGAACGCGGACACGACCGGGTGCCGGACCTTCGGCGACCTGCCGGTTTCCGCGCGCCGCTACCTCGCGAGGATCGAGGAAGTCTGCGCCGCGCCCATCCGCTTCGTCGGTGTCGGCGCGGCCCGGCGCGAGACGATCGCGCTGCCCGCGGGCGCCGCGGCCTGA
- the ffh gene encoding signal recognition particle protein: protein MFERLGDRLDGALKKLRQRGVITEKLLDEGLREVRRALLEADVNFRVVRDFLAKVKERALGEDVLKSVRPGDQIVKIVHDELVALLGEAAPEESEAPVPPTVVMLVGLQGSGKTTTAAKLGRRLAKEGRRPALVACDPYRPAAPEQLEALAARIGVPLLARPSGEDMSELARGALDEARRGGVTHLLLDMAGRLQADEELLDELRRVKAAVEPQQILLVADGMTGQEAVRIAEGFHGAVGLTGIVLTKMDGDARGGAALSIYSVLGVPIRFVGTGERPEDLTVFDPERMAGRILQMGDIVGLVERAQQTVDLGETERLQKKMLAGKGEFDLADFLTSIQQIQKMGPLKGLLKMMPGVDARMLDQADVDPRRVRHLEAIILSMTPEERRRPEILNGSRRARIAKGSGRPVHEVNRLLKQFREMRKMMKQMGKLMPGMMPGGPGGLGRLGRGLG, encoded by the coding sequence ATGTTCGAACGCCTGGGTGACCGGCTGGACGGTGCGCTGAAGAAACTGCGCCAGCGCGGCGTCATCACGGAAAAGTTGCTGGACGAGGGGCTCCGCGAGGTGCGGCGGGCCCTGCTCGAGGCGGACGTCAACTTCCGGGTCGTGCGCGACTTCCTCGCGAAGGTGAAGGAGCGCGCGCTCGGCGAGGATGTGCTGAAGTCGGTCCGGCCGGGCGATCAGATCGTGAAGATCGTCCACGACGAACTCGTCGCCCTGCTGGGCGAGGCGGCGCCGGAGGAGTCGGAGGCGCCGGTTCCGCCCACGGTCGTCATGCTCGTCGGCCTGCAGGGGTCGGGGAAGACGACGACGGCGGCGAAGCTGGGGCGGCGCCTGGCGAAGGAGGGGCGGCGGCCGGCGCTCGTGGCGTGCGATCCCTACCGCCCGGCGGCGCCCGAGCAGTTGGAGGCGCTGGCGGCGCGGATCGGGGTCCCGCTTCTGGCGCGGCCGAGCGGCGAGGACATGTCGGAACTCGCCCGCGGCGCGCTGGACGAGGCGAGGCGGGGCGGGGTCACGCACCTGCTCCTCGACATGGCCGGCCGGTTGCAGGCGGACGAGGAGTTGCTGGACGAACTCCGCCGCGTGAAGGCGGCCGTGGAGCCGCAGCAGATCCTGCTCGTGGCGGATGGGATGACCGGGCAGGAGGCGGTGCGGATCGCCGAGGGATTCCACGGCGCGGTGGGGCTGACGGGGATCGTCCTCACGAAGATGGACGGGGACGCCCGCGGGGGCGCGGCGCTCTCGATCTACAGCGTGCTCGGCGTGCCGATCCGATTCGTCGGAACGGGCGAGCGGCCCGAGGACCTCACGGTCTTCGACCCGGAGCGCATGGCCGGCCGGATCCTCCAGATGGGGGACATCGTCGGCCTCGTGGAGCGCGCGCAGCAGACGGTCGACCTCGGCGAGACCGAGCGGTTGCAGAAGAAGATGCTGGCGGGGAAGGGGGAGTTCGATCTGGCGGACTTCCTGACGTCGATCCAGCAGATCCAGAAGATGGGACCCCTGAAGGGGTTGCTGAAGATGATGCCGGGCGTCGACGCGCGCATGCTGGACCAGGCGGACGTCGACCCCAGGCGGGTGAGACACCTGGAGGCGATCATCCTCTCGATGACGCCGGAGGAGCGGAGGCGGCCGGAGATCCTGAACGGGTCGCGCCGGGCGCGGATCGCGAAGGGATCGGGGCGGCCGGTGCACGAGGTGAACCGGCTCCTCAAGCAGTTCCGCGAAATGCGGAAGATGATGAAACAGATGGGCAAGCTCATGCCCGGGATGATGCCGGGAGGTCCCGGCGGCCTCGGCCGGCTGGGCCGGGGATTGGGATAG
- the rpsP gene encoding 30S ribosomal protein S16 yields the protein MATTIRLKRRGAKKAASFRIIVTDSREGTAGASIERLGLYNPRTQPSLVRINAARTLHWLNEGAQPTDTVRSLLRKTGVWKQFHDGVDPGSLETAIIEIGPPPGQRGTSQRPKPSAEAPPEPEPEQPAAEKAAPTEPAPEAEAAPEAETAAEAEAAPDAEAAPEAEATAEAEAAAGADNAPADAAEATAEAADDAGDADDAGDAADGADDAAKADAD from the coding sequence ATGGCGACGACAATCAGGCTCAAGCGGCGTGGGGCGAAGAAGGCGGCCTCGTTCCGCATCATCGTGACGGATTCGCGGGAGGGGACGGCGGGCGCGTCGATCGAGCGCCTCGGGCTCTACAACCCGCGCACGCAGCCGTCGCTCGTGCGGATCAACGCCGCGCGCACGCTGCACTGGCTCAACGAGGGCGCGCAGCCGACGGACACGGTGCGCTCGCTCCTGCGGAAGACGGGCGTCTGGAAGCAGTTCCACGACGGCGTGGATCCGGGGTCGCTCGAGACGGCGATCATCGAGATCGGTCCGCCGCCGGGACAGCGCGGCACCTCGCAGCGTCCGAAGCCGAGCGCCGAGGCCCCGCCGGAACCCGAGCCGGAGCAGCCCGCCGCCGAGAAGGCCGCCCCGACCGAGCCGGCGCCGGAAGCCGAGGCGGCCCCCGAGGCGGAAACGGCTGCGGAAGCGGAGGCAGCGCCCGACGCTGAGGCGGCGCCTGAGGCGGAGGCGACGGCAGAGGCCGAGGCGGCCGCTGGGGCCGACAACGCTCCTGCTGACGCGGCCGAAGCCACAGCCGAAGCGGCCGACGACGCCGGCGACGCGGACGACGCCGGCGACGCGGCGGACGGCGCCGACGACGCGGCGAAAGCCGACGCCGACTAG
- the rimM gene encoding ribosome maturation factor RimM (Essential for efficient processing of 16S rRNA) gives MSDAPVIVARIARPHGIRGGLLLEAETDHAEALFQAGRRLHLIDARTDKGTRTATSGHADTGGAPPPRALTLETARLHGGRWLVEVREVADRTAAEGLRGARLAVPREELPELPDGGYLLHDLIGMSVCEEDTTIGVIREVYDQPGAPLLALDVDGRERLVPFEADLVVELDLEAGEVRMKLPDGLLDI, from the coding sequence ATGTCTGACGCGCCCGTGATCGTGGCCCGCATCGCCCGGCCGCACGGGATCCGCGGCGGGCTGCTTCTGGAAGCCGAGACCGACCACGCCGAGGCGCTCTTTCAAGCGGGTCGCCGGCTCCATCTCATCGACGCGCGCACGGACAAGGGTACGCGCACGGCCACGAGCGGGCATGCCGACACAGGCGGCGCGCCACCGCCCCGCGCGCTCACGCTGGAGACGGCGCGGCTCCACGGCGGGCGGTGGCTCGTCGAGGTCCGCGAGGTGGCGGACCGCACCGCGGCCGAGGGGCTCCGCGGCGCGCGCCTGGCCGTCCCCCGCGAAGAGCTTCCGGAGCTGCCGGACGGGGGCTACCTGCTGCACGATCTGATCGGCATGTCGGTCTGCGAGGAGGACACGACGATCGGAGTGATCCGGGAGGTGTACGATCAACCCGGCGCGCCGCTCCTCGCGCTCGACGTCGACGGCCGCGAGCGGCTCGTCCCGTTCGAGGCGGACCTCGTCGTGGAACTGGACTTGGAGGCCGGCGAGGTCCGCATGAAGCTCCCCGACGGCCTGCTCGACATCTGA
- the trmD gene encoding tRNA (guanosine(37)-N1)-methyltransferase TrmD, with product MRINVLTIFPDYLKGPLGLSIPGRAREAGLVDYRLIDVRAYATDRHRTTDDEPFGGGGGMVMKPEPFDAALAALDRPGRVISLSPRGRPFDHETAVRFALESDLTLLCGRYKGIDERVVDAWVDEEVSIGDYVLSGGEPAALVVIDAVVRLLPGALGDHDSASSDSFYEGRLSAPAYTRPAEHGGRPAPDVLRSGDHARIERWRAARADAATRRRRPDLLDLDAAD from the coding sequence ATGCGAATCAACGTCCTCACGATCTTCCCCGACTACCTGAAGGGCCCGCTCGGCCTCTCGATCCCGGGCCGCGCCCGCGAGGCGGGGCTCGTCGACTACCGGCTCATCGACGTGCGCGCGTACGCCACGGACCGCCACCGGACGACGGACGACGAGCCGTTCGGAGGCGGGGGCGGGATGGTGATGAAGCCCGAGCCCTTCGACGCCGCGCTCGCCGCGCTGGACCGCCCGGGGCGCGTGATCTCGCTCTCCCCGCGCGGGCGGCCGTTCGACCACGAGACGGCGGTGCGCTTCGCGCTCGAGTCCGACCTCACGCTGCTGTGCGGGCGCTACAAGGGGATCGACGAGCGGGTCGTCGACGCCTGGGTGGACGAGGAGGTCTCGATCGGCGACTACGTCCTCAGCGGGGGCGAGCCGGCCGCGCTCGTCGTCATCGACGCCGTGGTGCGCCTCCTGCCCGGAGCGCTCGGCGATCACGATTCGGCCTCCTCCGACTCGTTCTACGAGGGGCGCCTCTCCGCCCCCGCCTACACGCGGCCCGCCGAGCACGGCGGCCGACCGGCGCCGGACGTGCTCCGGTCGGGTGATCACGCCCGCATCGAACGCTGGCGTGCCGCGCGGGCCGATGCGGCGACACGCCGCCGCCGTCCCGACCTCCTCGACCTCGACGCCGCCGACTGA
- the rplS gene encoding 50S ribosomal protein L19 — protein MDPRIAGIEEGYKRTDLPAFAPGDTVRVRVRVKEGQKERVQPFEGVCIGRRGAGVNATFTLRRISGGVGVERIFPLHSPWIVGLEVVRRGDVRRAKLYYLRNRRGKRARVPERKWWLDKKQES, from the coding sequence ATGGATCCCAGAATCGCCGGTATCGAGGAGGGATATAAGCGCACGGACCTCCCGGCCTTCGCGCCGGGGGACACGGTGCGCGTTCGCGTACGCGTGAAGGAAGGGCAGAAGGAGCGCGTGCAGCCGTTCGAGGGCGTCTGCATCGGTCGTCGCGGGGCGGGGGTCAACGCGACCTTCACCCTGCGGCGCATCTCCGGCGGCGTCGGCGTCGAGCGGATCTTCCCCCTCCACTCCCCGTGGATCGTGGGGCTCGAGGTCGTTCGGCGCGGCGATGTCCGGCGGGCCAAGCTCTACTATCTGCGCAACCGCCGCGGCAAGCGGGCCCGGGTGCCAGAGCGAAAGTGGTGGCTCGACAAGAAGCAGGAGAGCTGA
- a CDS encoding ribonuclease HII encodes MARQEAGELTPATPAPEAAPGASPEAPATAPLDYEEEGWAAGLRVVVGIDEAGLGPVAGPVMVGAVALHPGQRFEGCTDSKQVSPSRREKLARRIRAESLAWRVAAASTREIERLNVRAATIVAMRRALDRLALPAELVLVDGNPVPELGEHRSIVGGDRASHSIACASILAKVTRDRLMRRLDARYPLYGWASNKGYRTREHMEAIRRHGPTPHHRITFQGVLQTELEFTPAPDPAPAPTSDPRRDPQRDPRRDPEV; translated from the coding sequence GTGGCTCGACAAGAAGCAGGAGAGCTGACACCGGCGACGCCCGCTCCGGAAGCGGCTCCAGGGGCGTCTCCGGAAGCGCCGGCCACGGCGCCGCTCGACTACGAGGAGGAGGGCTGGGCTGCCGGCCTCCGCGTCGTGGTCGGGATCGACGAGGCCGGGCTGGGTCCGGTGGCGGGTCCCGTGATGGTGGGTGCCGTGGCGCTCCACCCGGGACAGCGGTTCGAGGGCTGCACGGACAGCAAGCAGGTCTCACCCTCCCGCCGCGAGAAACTCGCCCGCCGCATCCGCGCCGAGAGTCTCGCCTGGCGCGTCGCCGCCGCCTCCACCCGCGAGATCGAACGCCTCAACGTCCGCGCCGCGACGATCGTGGCCATGCGCCGCGCGCTCGACCGTCTCGCGCTCCCGGCCGAACTCGTCCTCGTGGACGGCAACCCGGTCCCGGAACTCGGCGAGCACCGCTCGATCGTCGGGGGAGACCGGGCCTCGCATTCCATCGCCTGCGCCTCGATCCTCGCGAAGGTCACGCGCGACCGCCTGATGCGGCGGCTCGACGCGCGATACCCGCTCTACGGCTGGGCGTCCAACAAGGGGTACCGGACCCGCGAGCACATGGAAGCGATCCGCCGGCACGGCCCGACCCCGCACCACCGGATCACCTTCCAGGGGGTCCTTCAGACCGAACTGGAGTTCACTCCGGCGCCGGACCCGGCCCCTGCCCCGACATCCGATCCGCGGCGAGATCCTCAGCGAGATCCTCGGCGAGACCCAGAGGTGTGA
- a CDS encoding class I SAM-dependent methyltransferase: protein MSTPGNEAPFDEAPFDFDGAYGGDYEYIARTVIPGYRSSFRQALALLEGRLEGRLEGRRGPSPRVLVVGAGTGIELVTFKAAQPGWRLTGVDPSRQMIDIARDRTGEAGVGDGVRLVHGHVSDLDEDGFDAATCFNVMHFLPDDGAKQALLRDIARRLAPGAPFLLFELHGDRNGPRFDELFAAWARYWEIQGMGEAERAAFRAKIDEGIHWASEARILELLAGAGFEDAWRYYRALLYGAWLSRRAR, encoded by the coding sequence ATGAGTACACCCGGCAACGAGGCCCCATTCGACGAGGCCCCATTCGACTTCGACGGCGCGTACGGCGGCGACTACGAGTACATCGCCCGCACGGTGATACCCGGCTACCGGAGCTCGTTCCGGCAGGCGCTCGCGCTCCTCGAGGGACGCTTGGAGGGACGCCTGGAGGGACGCCGGGGCCCGAGTCCGCGGGTGCTGGTCGTCGGGGCCGGAACCGGCATCGAGCTGGTCACCTTCAAGGCGGCGCAGCCCGGCTGGCGGCTGACCGGCGTCGATCCGTCGCGCCAGATGATCGACATCGCCAGGGACCGGACGGGGGAGGCCGGCGTGGGAGACGGCGTCCGTCTCGTGCACGGGCACGTCTCCGACCTCGACGAGGACGGCTTCGACGCCGCGACCTGCTTCAACGTCATGCACTTCCTCCCGGACGACGGCGCGAAGCAGGCGCTCCTGCGCGACATCGCCCGCCGCCTCGCGCCCGGCGCCCCCTTCCTCCTGTTCGAACTCCACGGAGACCGGAACGGCCCCCGCTTCGACGAACTCTTCGCCGCCTGGGCCCGGTACTGGGAGATCCAGGGGATGGGAGAGGCGGAACGGGCCGCGTTCCGGGCGAAGATCGACGAGGGCATCCACTGGGCTTCCGAGGCCCGCATCCTCGAACTGCTGGCCGGCGCCGGCTTCGAGGACGCCTGGCGCTACTACCGCGCCCTCCTCTACGGCGCCTGGCTCTCCCGCCGCGCCCGGTAG
- a CDS encoding PIN domain-containing protein, producing MITAVDTSVLLDIFLPDERHGRTSREWLVEAYDAGAIIVSHVVYAELAPAFPDREALDRALREVNVVVSPIDAGMAHDAGRRWGRYRQSGGARDRIITDFLIGAHAVAAADRFLTRDRGFFSSYFPELERGD from the coding sequence ATGATCACGGCGGTGGATACGAGCGTCCTGCTCGACATCTTCCTTCCGGACGAACGTCACGGCCGCACCTCGCGCGAGTGGCTGGTGGAGGCATATGACGCCGGGGCGATCATCGTCTCTCACGTCGTGTACGCCGAGTTGGCCCCCGCGTTCCCGGACCGGGAGGCGCTGGACCGGGCGCTGCGCGAGGTCAACGTCGTCGTTTCTCCGATCGATGCGGGCATGGCCCACGATGCGGGGCGCCGCTGGGGACGATACCGCCAATCCGGAGGGGCCCGGGACCGCATCATCACGGACTTTCTGATCGGCGCCCACGCCGTGGCCGCCGCCGACCGCTTTCTCACCCGCGACCGTGGCTTTTTTTCCAGCTACTTCCCCGAACTCGAACGCGGCGACTGA
- a CDS encoding AbrB/MazE/SpoVT family DNA-binding domain-containing protein encodes MRISERGQITIPKKLRDRFGMNHNVEVELVPTEGGLLIRKRTAAGHPVDRVYGILGTGGNTDDYIEAIRGR; translated from the coding sequence ATGCGCATATCGGAGCGGGGGCAGATCACGATCCCCAAGAAGCTGAGAGACCGTTTCGGCATGAATCACAACGTCGAAGTCGAACTCGTTCCAACGGAAGGGGGCCTTCTCATTCGAAAGCGAACGGCCGCCGGGCACCCGGTGGACCGGGTGTACGGCATCCTGGGGACGGGTGGGAACACGGACGACTACATCGAGGCGATTCGGGGTCGATGA